A section of the Paenibacillus aurantius genome encodes:
- a CDS encoding CheR family methyltransferase encodes MEITEDRDFAQFVKKIKELTSIDLNQYKEAQMKRRLTTLRMKKGFSSFGAFYDAIAGDKRLLYEFLDRMTINVSEFWRNPNRWEVLQTKFLPEMRRRHTRVKCWSAACSTGEEPYTLSMILADLGAQGEVQITATDIDEGALEKARQGTYPDRSVRDVPAAMLARYFRKEGSEYRVTEELKKPIRFQKQNLLTDRFEPGQDLIICRNVMIYFTEEAKQLLYHKFSDALKPGGILFVGSTEQIFTPGQYGLEPADTFFYRKL; translated from the coding sequence TTGAATCAATACAAGGAAGCCCAGATGAAACGAAGGCTTACTACGCTTCGGATGAAGAAGGGCTTTTCTTCGTTCGGCGCGTTCTATGACGCGATAGCGGGAGACAAGAGGCTGCTTTATGAGTTTCTGGACCGCATGACGATCAACGTTTCGGAATTCTGGCGCAACCCCAACCGTTGGGAAGTGCTTCAGACGAAATTTCTGCCGGAGATGCGCCGTAGGCACACACGAGTGAAGTGCTGGAGTGCCGCCTGCTCGACAGGGGAAGAGCCTTATACACTATCGATGATTCTCGCTGATCTCGGTGCCCAGGGAGAAGTTCAGATTACCGCAACGGATATAGATGAGGGTGCATTGGAAAAGGCCCGTCAAGGGACTTATCCGGACCGGTCCGTAAGGGATGTTCCGGCCGCTATGCTGGCGCGCTATTTCCGAAAGGAAGGCAGCGAGTACCGCGTGACGGAAGAACTGAAGAAGCCGATCCGGTTTCAGAAGCAGAATCTGCTGACCGACCGGTTCGAGCCGGGACAGGACTTGATCATATGCCGCAACGTCATGATTTATTTTACCGAAGAGGCGAAGCAGCTTCTCTATCACAAATTTTCGGATGCTCTTAAGCCGGGCGGCATTCTTTTTGTGGGGAGCACGGAGCAGATTTTTACTCCGGGGCAATACGGACTGGAGCCGGCGGATACTTTTTTCTACCGTAAACTGTAG